From the Helianthus annuus cultivar XRQ/B chromosome 17, HanXRQr2.0-SUNRISE, whole genome shotgun sequence genome, the window tttcctcataaggcgtaagttacgttttaacgattaagcggtaatagtaattaccggtgtaacttatatgtttgtcgtgtaagcgtttgtattattttgggttcgttacagtttgtaaatattatttttactctaaaaatattatttatatattttcacaaaataatcataaacagtgtggtgaaaaatatatttatcgaataaatatttatcacgtttaatttttgtgaaaatcccacctccgattatttaataaataaagtcttggcgaaatgtattttgaaaacatttcaaaatagtttaacacttgcaaataattctaagtgttagattttagaaaaatttcgccagagtttcccctgtaactggaggtggccacgctttcaagcgtatcattttcttttacaaaatcacttcaacaatttctttaatcaaccaatcaagttccgatacttcaaactagtttcaacacatcaaacttgtagactagtatgtaagatcacattattacatgaacttgtagtttttccgaaaatcaTAGTGTAGAttaccttatatttagtggatctatgtataaaatagtttagtcttgcaaaaaccccgtttttggaacaaatcattctttacaacttcccgacaacttttgtaaaaattgttattttgtcggatctttcgtttcacaagtgtttatacacttgtagtttgtaaaaatcatatttattaacatgtcatccaacttttaaaaacatgatttttctcgacacttggttctacaaatttaccacttgtacatacgtagatcggctcgttttaagtactattttacaagtcaaaatacttttacacaagttcatgtttctcgtgtggtggagtttcaccttttaaccctcgtaccgacaaaaacaagcttatgtcaagatttgtgatcttaacaaagtcgggttaaacgatgataagagccaccacaacgtagatcgggcctcaataaccaacatattcgaatactacgacttttacacgcgttataagcttttaaccaacaatattcgagttttagtagcctttaaagattcaaaacgcatgattccgacttttaaccgttaaaaatcatattaaccactttagatacgatcaagagcgagttttaaacgttatacctctagctcggggctagggaagatctttggcgaaaatggcgtggataaaagcaaatggatgaggtccttcaacttccgcttgcttcgagcttccttatacgtgacccgaacaccttgtataagcttggaatggatgaatcAAAAGCCGGCAATGGAGGTGTGTGGGGGTGGGTTACGGccgagagagagggagagcaagagagagagttgagTGTTGGTGAAATGTGATCTCTAGTGTGAAGTGtagggtggggtatttatagagaaaatcTAGCGCTATCGTCCAACGGATCTCGTGTCCCCTAGATATCCacacaatcaaataaaataatcataaaGTGTACTCCCTTGTCCTCTCTTGGTttggccgatcccattaggggggTGGGGTAGCCGGTTGGATCTCAAATGTCCAGTTAATGTTCAGTTACGTTAAGTAggttacttttagagattaaccccgttagttgtttgatgcgttataaagcgggtgttagggtaatcagggaccctaactggctcagaaaaaggctaataatatttctggcaatattttttttatgttccgggtatagtccggttgttcggttggatagtaatccgttaaagtgcttaagtaatcttttaagcgtcgtaaataatatttttagcgacacaatttattctgcaaagtgtcaggaatatttcctcatattttggcactttattaattagctagaagctagtgtgttgacaaaagtgctgtgtttcgtgcttagagtacgttttaggcacatccaatctctgtatcttattcctagagacgcagtttaacaacccttgtatccctacacacactatgggtgtagtaaaatatttctggctcattcaggcctttagaggcagtgtctgcctgatgctggctatatcagcatgttcaataggttatccgtccaaatgctactgtgcttttgtgcatcatgtttgtcactagagttcagtaagtaataatgtagtgacggaaaatcaAAATATGATGCAGGTaggtacaagtatcaacagtcaagtagcaatttatcagaaatctcagttaagcacagtaataaggcaacaattaatagttgattgagtcgtacggatacctggttttgtgagggttgtcacatttatCACGGAGAATGGAGTGATGCGTGTCGTTAATACTGGTGAGAATTATTTTTCTTGCAATACTTGTAATGATTTTCGTCTACACGCGGAATGTGCTTTGTTCATACCGGAGACAACTACGAACAAGTGTGACAAGCATCCTATGAAGCTGAGTTACTTTCCCATTGAGAACCACAAGAGTGACTATTTTTTGTGAAGTTTGTGAGAATGAACTTAATCCTGAGCGTCCATTCTATCACTGTCATGATTGTATGCAGTCTATGCATACAGCATGTGCTCCCTCAATACTTCagtatgaaacatatgatggagATGGTAGAGGCGTTTATAAGTTTGTAAATGTGAAGTTTGGGGGCACATATGAGAATATTAAAGTGCCTCAACACCCCCTTTCATTCGTTCAAGGGATTGAAGACGATGGTGAATGTGCCAGAAATGATTGTGATTACTTTATCAAAGATCTCCAGTATCATATGATCTTTAAGTGTTTAGATTGTAAATTTGCAGTTCATTACaagtgttgtgaaacaatgagtaactaatatatagatatatatatatatatatcataggTTTGTTCTTGTATTCCGTGTTTTGTTATAAAAAGATTGTTGTAATAAACAAATTCcatcatatattatatattatggagtaaactgcaattttaccccctgggttTAGGTCAATTGGCACTCTTACcccccctaacgaaataattgcaattttaccccccaacgttgGTGTTATGTCGCGATTTTACCCCCCGGCGTCAAAGTTGTTAACATATCTTTTAACTATaacttgaaatgactatattaccctttaaTTTTACCCCCCAACATTCCTGTTATGCCGCACAATTACCCCccacctccaccgccatcagcctCCACCACCCACCTAGTTATAAGTAAACCACCAATATAACCAAAATCAAATTAAAAGATCAACTTTATCAAGAATCTTGACAACCCAAAACAAACCCAACTCATAATAACTGATCAGAGCAAAAGATCCTCCTGTAATATATAATTCCCCTTTCACACATATACTACCCATTAGTTGACTTTTATTAATATTAGCATTTGACTTATTTGTTTGTGTGTATACAGTTCTCCAGCTAGTCCTATTATGGATGTGGGTTTCTTGAACTCTTGAGTAGATGTAGATCCTCTTGTAGTAACTTGTTTGAAGAACATAACTTAGAATAATCAAGAAAGTAAACAGGTATCGATAGAAGAAACGGTGGATACTTCCTCAAACCACCGTAACCAGATCCACCACCCATCTTAAAATGGAGAGCCAATGTTTCTTTTTAtaaacatcatcatcttcttcaaattACCCAGATCGATAAGCGGGTGATGGCGAAGAACAAACATAGGGTACCACCACTTGAAACGGAGATCGATAGCGAAGAACAAACAAGCTCATTGAGCCCCTTCGCtataaacatcatcatcatcatcatcatcatctaacaACGCCGCCACCATGGCGGCGATGGCGGTGACCAGTCACCACTGCTCACTTTGTGTTGTCAAGATTCTTGAtaactttgattttttttgctcAATTTGTGGTTTAGAGGGACCATTGCGAGTGTCTCTGGATTCAGTTGTCTGATCGAGCAGGTCAGCTCTCCAAATTTTGCAAAAGATCGATTTCAAGTGACTAGAGAAGAAGAATCGTAGAAGTGGATCTGGGTtatttgaagaagatgatgatggatCTGGGTAATTAAAAGATAATGAAGATGGATCTGGttatttgaagatgatgatgataataagattttataaataataataataaatatagggTAAGATTATCAAAATACCCCTGCCTATAACAGTCAAATAACTGTTGACTGACGGCAGGGGGTAAACTTGCAACATAACACcaaacgttggggggtaaaattgcaattatttcgttagggggggggggggttaagagTGTCAATTGACCTAAACCccaggggtaaaattgcagtttactctatattaTGTGTTCGCTTTTGTAATTCATGTTTGTTTACTTTCATTATTTTGATTTCCAACCCCTGTTCCATTGCAGTTAAATCCGGATTCTGTCTACAATCCAATATGAAGATGAATTCTCAACCCCTGTTCCATTATTTTGATGTCAGATTACTACAATTGTTCAGTGTTCTTGATGAGTTCCAACCATGGCCGGTGATTGCATTTTCAGGTCCTATGTATGATTAATTTTGCATAGAAAAGATAATATGTAGCCATAACTTATTGGTTTTGATGATAATACATGGGTAAACAATTTGATTATTGGCTGAATTGAACTAGTTTTGACCTCTCTAAATTGTATTTAACATATGCATACCACATGCTCGACGAAATGTCTGTGTGAGTAAGTTGTCTTATTGCTTACGCGTTTGCATTACAGCAATGGATTATAGGCTCTAACAGTATGAAACACTGTGATAACAATGCCATTCATAAATTTGTAAATGTGAAGGGGTTGAAAGTGATGGTCAATGTGACAAGTGTGGGAGCAGCCTCCAACTAGTtctatacccgtccggtggatGGGTTTATTAATGGTATAATGACAAAGTATTTTATTCTTTGTATTTTAAACAAAACAATATTTGTTTAAGGTAAAATGAACACTATACAACAGTGGGAACAACTATTTTCTCGTTATGTTAATTTAGGTTTGTTTATTTTACTTAAAACCGTAAGCGAAACCAGTTAACTATGAATCTAAgaatataaaaaaacaatataagAGTAGGAACAACTTAAAGTAGGCTGCATTTTTCAAAGATGGTTAACCAGAGAGTTGCATATTAACTTTCGTAGGCAATATGGGTCAGATAACGTCTCATACCAGTTCGGGTCAAGACAGGCCATTTCAGGAAAAAAAAGTAATTAATCTTCTAACTTAAATATGTTGTCCATCTCATTTAGGAAGAGTTGATCCTCACTCTGTCTCTCTGTAAATTAATTAGAAATATCAGATCATGAATTAGTAAGTTTAAGGGTAAAAAGAGTTGCCATACCTATAAAAATAATACGGTTAGGTTTATGTCTAGTTTACCTCTTGAAAGACATCAAAAGTTCTCTTCAAAAGCAAGTTAGACCATAATCATGTTGCTGCTAAAATAAAATAGAGAATTAATCATAAAAAAGATAAGTTCACTTATAAGAAAATCAGTGTAAAGAGAACCCAGGTGACAAACTaatttaagaattaaacaatATTCACAAGTTCTCTTCCTCCCTGAACATAACTACACCTTTGAAGTAAATCATAAACCTCCCCAATATTAAGCTTAAGCATCTAACAATTACTGATAACCCAACAATTAAAGAGACAAATTACAGTGACTCACctcacatacatacattcatatttCAAGCTTGACCTTACATGTATTCAGTGCAAGTAGCAGTGTAGCACCCGGTTCACATTCTCATCATGCATTGGAAGAATTCAGATTGCCAGTGgcaaagcttgagatttccgaccagggggtcgaaaacgtaacGTATTTACCTAAAACAAATTATAAAACCAGGGGGTCGAAAATGGATATACATAAAAAgttctatacaaaaactacataccGAGCACTACTGAACGAAAAGTTCAGGGGGGGTCAAACCCGTGACCTCTGTGTGTGGGTCAATATGTTAAAAATCGTAACCTTTTTTTGAAGTTTgatctaaaaaaatatattagcTGGGCTCAAACCCGCGACCTATGGTTTAGCATTCCATCTCCTAACCAATAGTGCCCTTGTTCTGTTTTATCCGTGGTTTCACTGCAAAATTTTATATAGTTGTTCTACTATAAAATCGAACCTTAGTGGGTTCGTGTGAACTCGGAGCTTTGTACTTAGCTCCGCCCCTGTACATAAATATATAGACCGATACATCTGTAGCAACCTCTAATGTAATTTGTCTGGGTCTTAATAAAAAGGGCCGCACAGGTCAAATTTGCCATCTGTAAAAAGAAAGGACTGAAAATAGACATCCATAGTATGGATATGTTATGCCCAAAGTTGGAAAATAATGTTACATCCAAGTATTGGAAACAATACTCTACAATGTAAGAAAAAAAACCCTGATCTTTTTCCCAAtaagcaaaaagaaaaagaaaaaaagagtgTATATGAAATACCTACCGAATAATCTTTAGCTTCACAAAAATAAGCATATAGCATCATCAGCTGCTCCAATAGCTGCTATTATCCCTTCCCTGTCACGTTAAAAATTTAAAATCTACACATTAGCTATTGGAAGAGTTGAGCATTAGTTAAATCCTCGTCTACTTGCAGCCAATTTTGTCACAGATTTGTTCGATAGAATTGGATTTTTCACACCTGCACCAATGATTAAAGAATGCTGATTATGAAAAAAAATACCCATTTGCTTTCCACCaatctaaatattacaataaacCTAGTGTGTTACTTCATCCAAATCCCCGTCTTACCTATTAGAATATATAAACTTAATTATATTTGTATTAAGTATGTATTAGGATATTAAACTTATACTTACATGTGTGTAACGAAAATATTCGAACGGTTATGATGGTTTGAGAGACACCGTTTCAATGACGGTTGTTCCCTCCAAATCAACCATCATGTAACCgttatgtattatgtatatatatgtctTGCCGGAACCATTTACCGGCACCAAGACAATTTCCCACTTGAATTGTCCATTGTATCAAAACTGTATTCAATTGTTTCTGTATATCACAAACACGAATACGAAGATGATGATATCGGCTTCCGCTAACATTACCCCTTTGCCTAATAACCAACCATCAATGCACATGATTTATAAAGCtacaatttacaaaccctaatTAATCGCTGATAATCCGATATCCCTTCAATATGACATGACATGTATCATGACCTGGAACGGTTACGAAGGTAGGGGTGTTGACATTGTTATCGAATACATGATTTTAGGAAGGATTTCTAGTCGTTGATGATCGAATTACAACAAATAGTCAAAAACAATTTCTGAGCATAAACAGAAACAGAGTACAACAAAATTCGAACCAAAACAACTCTTGGATCGATCCAATTTCACTACTGATACATGGTGGAAACACCAGATTCCGAAGCGTACGTATCAATTTCTGGATGGATCGATGATGATTAGTTTAGAGAGGGGGGAAATTAAGGGTTTAGAGTGAGAAAGGTGGGTCGGTGTGTGTTTGTGAGTACATGTCCATCCAGTGATTGATTTGCAGAAGGAAGAAAAGAAAtcatgactttttttttttttttttttgagaaaaatcgcACGTAATACAGGAGAAGAAGACTATTGCCGGTTGTTCTTTGTCAAGTACGGTTTATGTGTGGCGCTAAACTGCAAGGTAACACGAGATCGTGGCCTCCGTTCTTCGCGATATGTAAAGTCAAAAGAGAATTCAGAAACTTTCAAATAGCCTTCCCTTCTAGAAGTTTTTATTGCATGTTACGGCGTCCCCCGAAAACCGTACTCCACACGAGAAGCCTTGCTTGCTGAAGTAACACGCATGAAAACTGGGGTTATGATTAACTTTGTGTGTGGTATTGTTCCTATTACAATCTTTGTGAATCTTAGTTTAGTATCAATATTTGACTTCGGTCCTTGCATACCAATAGCCACATAACTTCCTTCAATGCCTCTGTGAATGTAATACACCCGCATATGATGTTATTGAAAGATGGTGCCATAACATGCAagtattatttgtttattatttttttttatccaTGTAAAACACATTTTGATATTTTTATCAACGTAAAACacattttgatatttttttggGTCTCTCaatactttattttttattttttctttcggTTACTAAACGAGTGCCAGTACTGTAACGGAACCAAACCAATACTAATACCAACGCCGAACAAATTTCTGCTACCAATGCTGAACAAATTTCTGCCGCAAAGCACGGGAAAATCCCCTAGTTatgactaaggggctgtttgtttacctcttaatgaggctcttaatggttcagacctcttacttcttactggttcagcacttaatggtgcAGGCTGTCTGTTTCgcaagcagatgtctgaatggttcagacatttgcctctgaatggttaagcatttgcctctgaatggttaagcattattaagagtctgaatggttaagacctctaatgtgaatttgtcagacatttgcctctgaacgattAAGTATTAtattggctcttaatggttcagacctcttactggttcagcacttaaccattcagatgttgtcaAACAACCCCTAAAATGTATAACTAATATATGTaagttaaataataaataataaacgatCAGAGCCTAAACCAAACACGATCTTAGAAAACTATTCACAACCTTAAGCTCTCAAAAGTTACACGAAGTCGAGTTTGGGCTAGTTTACACTAGGGATGGGATTGGTACAGTACCCGTAcctatacccgtttttacccgtaCCCGTACCAATACCTAAAGTAAcgaataccaaaatcaataaaactgggtACCGATACATGTACCAAATACCTAAAATCGGTACGGGTATAAGTACGGGTACGGGTACGGTACGGATACGAGTAcgggtatttgggaaaaaaaGCCCATCCCTAGTTTACACCCTAACCATTGTCGGAAATAAACTCAGATTATTATCCAAAAAAAATAGCCGGTTTAtttaaatcaaaaaaaaaaaaaaaaaaaacactccaCCCCCTTTGTGCTTCGTGTTCTTGTTGGAGCAGGATTCGAAACCTTGGTATTCTCCGACCACCGCAACACCATTTCATCGGTGTTAATCTCCACACAATCGATCTCTTACCGTTTCATTGTTCGATTTTAGTGTTAAAGATATCATATCAATAAAGATATGAAGAAGAATAAAAAGAAATCTCAAAACTTTCCACCATCCAAAGTACTCTTATCGCATTTGATTTGCGGGATCGGGTTAGCTTCATCGTTTTGGGTGGCAATCAATGTTTTCTCCATCAATTTAATCGATTATCCACTTCAAACCCTCTGTTTACTATGGGTAAATCACTGTTGATTTCTTCTTATTTTATGGTTTATATATTTAGTAGAAGACAGTTTGTTAGTTAGTAGAATACCAGAGGATAATTTTGTCTATTGAAGATATTATATTTATTCATTTCCCAAAACAAGATTCAACTGAATTTGAATTTGTTCTTGCAGCTGGTTCAGGCCCCTGTTGTGATTCTGGTTTACAGTTTCTCTCGGAAAGATAAGAATCAGAGCTCGGTAATTCATCGTTGGATTATCGTAATTCATATGTAAACTTGATTGTATACTTTTTAAAATGTTACATTGCAGTACTTGAAGGCTGTAGCTAGAGGTTTATTGGGGCTTCCGGTCGGTTAGTTCTTTACCCCTGCATCTTTTTCACCGTTTCACATAGAAAGAAAAGATCAAAATGTTTGTATATGTGTAAAGGTTTATAGACCAATTATAGAGAGTGAATTCGTTCATATAGACGTAGCATTGtgtataattattattttcttcTTTTATCGCAATATTATGATATTttcttgatatatatatatatatatgtacttGCATATTTTAACTTTCAGGGGCGGTTGTCAATGCGCTTGGAGCTATTGCTTTAGGGGCGCCTGTTGGAAGTCGGTATGTACTTCTTGTTCTAGTGCAGGTTTTCTCCAAGTATTGTAATCTGGACACTTATACTATGAAACATATGTGAAATACATTTGTATAATAAGCGCATGCATTTTCTACTGTTGCAGGTATATTTTAAGAACCCTCCACTGGTCTCTTCTGATGTCTGCATTTACTGTGAGTGTAAATCTATGTAATTTGCTCTCCTTATTGAAAGTATTCATACTTCATTATGGTAGTTACCGTATAGGTGGCAAAACGAGTCGGTCAGGAAggttgggtaatgggtcaa encodes:
- the LOC110922335 gene encoding phosphatidylinositol-glycan biosynthesis class F protein, with the translated sequence MKKNKKKSQNFPPSKVLLSHLICGIGLASSFWVAINVFSINLIDYPLQTLCLLWLVQAPVVILVYSFSRKDKNQSSYLKAVARGLLGLPVGAVVNALGAIALGAPVGSRYILRTLHWSLLMSAFTFAPAASVYGSSWVDWHRIFTNTTEIMLIEMIDYMICIPAYGAVIGAWFGAWPMPLDWERTWQEWPICVTCGAIIGYLVGLLASFGFVVHVSRQRVKGD